One stretch of bacterium DNA includes these proteins:
- the recG gene encoding ATP-dependent DNA helicase RecG, translated as MTRRHVASTHPPTVAASERRRDLHSPVQYLRGVGPSRAAMLSRLGITTVHDLLLHLPRRHEDRRNPTPLGRLTEGAYQVAIVRIERVQTVRTRRGTTLVRAGVVDATGAAHAVWFNQPYLGQRLSRTQQVSLYGRVERLGRGLQFVSPEVEVLEEGAEPWQVGRLVPVYPSTEGLPQRALRSIVRAALDGYAAELPELLPEELRRRLHLPDLHQALWAAHFPDDEQAQAAGRRRLAFEEMLVLQLGILQQRRAVAHTPRRAAYRPFGSAVFRLLASLPFALTGAQQRVIGEVLSDLRGGVPMNRLLHGDVGSGKTVVAAAALLACVEGGSQGALMAPTEILAGQHLLTVARLLAPQGVSVHLLTGSVDASERAATLDALRRGDRCVIVGTHALLEEGVIFERLGLAVVDEQHRFGVMQRSRLRQKGLAPDVLVMTATPIPRTLTLTVYGDLDVSVLDELPPGRHPVRTLVRSTASRPAVYAFVRDQVAAGRQAFVVCPLIEESEAVQVRSAVELARELAAGPLEGIRLDVLHGRLSPSQREERMEALRAGTIDVLVATTVIEVGIDIPNASIMIIEDADRYGLAQLHQLRGRVGRGPARSYCVLIADPATEVGQRRLEVMRSTNDGFRIAQEDLML; from the coding sequence ATGACCAGGCGTCACGTTGCTTCCACCCACCCACCAACCGTCGCCGCATCGGAGCGCCGGAGGGATTTGCACAGCCCTGTGCAGTACCTGCGGGGCGTGGGGCCCTCACGGGCGGCCATGCTATCCCGGCTGGGCATCACGACGGTGCACGACCTGCTCCTGCACCTTCCCCGTCGCCATGAGGACCGGCGGAACCCAACGCCGCTCGGTCGGCTGACCGAGGGCGCCTATCAGGTGGCCATCGTTCGGATAGAGCGCGTGCAGACGGTCCGGACGCGACGGGGTACCACGCTGGTTAGGGCCGGCGTGGTGGACGCTACCGGCGCCGCGCACGCGGTCTGGTTCAATCAGCCCTACCTCGGGCAGCGTCTGTCCCGCACCCAGCAGGTCAGTCTATACGGGCGGGTCGAGCGGCTCGGCCGGGGGCTCCAGTTCGTGTCGCCGGAGGTTGAGGTGCTGGAGGAGGGCGCCGAGCCCTGGCAGGTCGGGCGGCTGGTGCCCGTCTATCCTTCGACCGAAGGGTTGCCGCAGCGAGCGCTGCGGTCGATCGTGCGCGCTGCGCTTGATGGGTACGCGGCCGAACTGCCGGAGCTTCTACCCGAGGAGTTGCGCCGCCGCCTGCACCTGCCCGACCTGCACCAGGCGCTGTGGGCTGCGCACTTTCCCGATGATGAGCAGGCGCAGGCCGCGGGCCGCCGCCGGCTGGCCTTTGAGGAGATGCTGGTCCTGCAACTCGGGATCCTGCAACAGCGCCGCGCCGTGGCCCACACACCCAGGCGCGCGGCATACCGGCCGTTCGGAAGCGCGGTGTTCCGGCTCCTGGCATCGCTGCCGTTCGCGCTTACCGGCGCCCAGCAGCGCGTCATCGGCGAGGTCCTCTCCGACCTGCGTGGAGGGGTGCCGATGAATCGGCTCCTGCACGGCGACGTGGGGTCCGGGAAGACCGTCGTGGCTGCCGCGGCGTTGCTGGCCTGCGTTGAGGGCGGCAGCCAGGGAGCGCTGATGGCTCCGACCGAGATCCTGGCCGGACAGCACCTCCTGACCGTGGCGCGCCTGCTGGCGCCCCAGGGGGTGAGCGTGCACCTGCTGACCGGCAGCGTGGACGCCTCGGAACGGGCGGCGACGCTGGACGCGTTGCGCCGCGGCGACCGGTGCGTGATCGTGGGCACGCACGCGCTGCTGGAAGAAGGGGTGATCTTCGAGCGACTGGGCCTTGCGGTTGTGGACGAGCAGCACAGGTTCGGGGTGATGCAGCGGTCGCGGTTGCGGCAGAAGGGCCTGGCCCCGGATGTCCTGGTGATGACCGCGACGCCCATCCCCCGTACCCTGACGCTCACGGTCTACGGTGACCTCGACGTCTCGGTGCTGGACGAGTTGCCGCCCGGCCGCCATCCCGTGAGGACCCTGGTGCGGTCTACCGCATCCAGGCCCGCGGTATACGCCTTCGTTCGCGATCAGGTGGCTGCGGGCCGGCAGGCCTTCGTGGTGTGTCCGCTGATCGAGGAGTCGGAGGCCGTGCAGGTGCGATCGGCGGTCGAGCTGGCGCGCGAGTTGGCGGCGGGGCCGCTCGAGGGCATACGGTTGGACGTATTGCACGGCCGCCTCTCCCCTTCCCAGAGGGAGGAGCGAATGGAGGCCCTCCGTGCCGGCACGATTGACGTGCTGGTGGCCACCACGGTGATCGAGGTGGGGATTGACATTCCCAACGCCTCCATCATGATCATCGAGGACGCGGACCGCTACGGGCTGGCCCAACTCCACCAGCTGCGCGGCAGGGTCGGTCGCGGCCCGGCGCGCTCTTACTGCGTGCTGATAGCCGACCCGGCGACAGAGGTGGGTCAGCGCCGCCTTGAGGTAATGCGGTCCACCAACGATGGGTTTCGGATCGCCCAGGAGGATCTCATGCTG
- the rpmB gene encoding 50S ribosomal protein L28, whose amino-acid sequence MARRCTVCGKGPVAGGSFSHSHVRTRRRFLPNLQKVRIKLEGAEKRVRVCTACLKSRRASRVR is encoded by the coding sequence ATGGCACGACGTTGCACAGTCTGTGGAAAGGGGCCGGTGGCCGGGGGCAGCTTCAGCCATTCTCACGTGCGCACGCGGCGCCGGTTCCTGCCGAATCTTCAGAAGGTACGGATCAAGTTGGAAGGGGCCGAAAAACGGGTCCGGGTGTGTACGGCCTGCCTCAAGTCGCGGCGTGCCAGCCGCGTGAGATAA
- a CDS encoding AIR synthase family protein, with translation MRVGKLSPAELRTRVFPFLGYRRDILEHAGIGRDCAVIDFGAEVCVATCDPITGASEHLGRLAVHVACNDLAAAGAEPVGLLLTLLLAEASAEEDLDRIMREAGAAAQTVGVEIMGGHTEVTPGLTRSLVVSAAIGRAPSGGFVSAGGGRPGDAVVLTKGAGIEGTAILAADLADRLRPLVGEAVLDRARGFLDLISVVPEGRVGARCGASAMHDVTEGGVLNGVWEMAEASGCGVRLEADAVPVLPETRQICQALGADPLGLIGSGAMLIAVADPLRLLSELAQEGTAAVVVGHLDLGDRTIIRGGRSEALAPLDRDELWRILEAP, from the coding sequence ATGAGGGTCGGGAAGCTCTCACCGGCCGAGCTGCGGACCCGGGTCTTTCCGTTTCTGGGGTATCGGCGCGACATCCTTGAGCACGCCGGGATCGGGCGCGACTGCGCGGTCATTGACTTCGGCGCCGAGGTCTGTGTTGCCACCTGCGATCCCATCACAGGCGCGAGTGAACACCTGGGGCGGCTCGCCGTGCACGTTGCGTGCAATGACCTGGCCGCCGCCGGCGCCGAGCCCGTGGGCCTGCTGCTGACCCTCCTGCTGGCCGAGGCCAGCGCTGAGGAGGATCTTGACAGGATCATGCGCGAAGCCGGTGCCGCGGCTCAGACCGTTGGGGTTGAGATCATGGGTGGGCATACAGAGGTGACGCCGGGATTGACCAGGTCGCTGGTCGTGAGCGCGGCCATCGGACGGGCCCCGTCCGGCGGGTTTGTAAGCGCAGGGGGCGGCCGCCCCGGCGACGCGGTGGTCCTAACCAAGGGTGCGGGTATCGAGGGCACGGCGATCCTGGCCGCCGATCTGGCCGACCGCCTAAGACCGCTGGTGGGAGAGGCGGTGCTTGATCGCGCTCGGGGGTTTCTCGACCTGATAAGCGTTGTGCCCGAGGGGCGCGTGGGTGCCAGGTGCGGAGCGAGCGCGATGCATGATGTGACCGAGGGCGGGGTGCTGAACGGGGTTTGGGAGATGGCCGAGGCATCTGGCTGTGGGGTCCGGCTGGAAGCCGATGCGGTTCCGGTGCTCCCCGAGACCCGCCAGATTTGCCAGGCCCTCGGAGCCGACCCGTTGGGCCTGATCGGAAGCGGCGCCATGCTGATAGCCGTCGCCGACCCCCTCCGGCTTCTGTCGGAGCTGGCGCAGGAGGGCACAGCCGCGGTGGTCGTCGGGCACCTGGATCTGGGCGATCGCACGATCATCCGCGGGGGCCGGAGCGAGGCGCTGGCGCCTCTCGACCGCGACGAGCTGTGGCGTATCCTGGAAGCGCCGTAA
- a CDS encoding ECF transporter S component, producing MKAREIALSGVMTALVFVVTRTFALPIPQTKGFFNLGEAGVYASALLFGPLVGALSGGVGSALADLSLGYAQYAPFTLVIKGLEGAVVGLVARTVSPGVWRFGLGAGAIAAVVLLTAEAFAVRVAAAVLLGVAAGGLLLLRSQGGSRIAARVFGMMAGGLIMVVGYFVTQAYLLGLGVLPALVEVPYNLVQVSVGTVAGLAASVAFDRALPVRPR from the coding sequence GTGAAGGCGCGGGAAATCGCCCTATCAGGCGTCATGACGGCGCTTGTCTTCGTAGTCACGAGGACCTTCGCCCTCCCCATACCCCAGACGAAGGGGTTCTTCAATCTGGGCGAGGCCGGCGTCTATGCGTCGGCGCTGCTGTTCGGTCCGTTGGTAGGCGCCCTCTCAGGCGGGGTCGGCTCGGCGCTGGCCGATCTCTCGTTGGGTTACGCTCAATATGCGCCGTTCACGCTTGTCATCAAAGGGTTAGAGGGCGCGGTCGTAGGACTGGTGGCCCGGACGGTCAGCCCAGGGGTCTGGCGATTCGGCCTGGGTGCCGGGGCGATCGCCGCGGTCGTTCTGCTGACGGCAGAAGCCTTTGCCGTGCGCGTGGCAGCGGCGGTGCTTCTGGGGGTTGCCGCTGGAGGGCTGCTGCTTCTGCGCTCTCAGGGAGGGAGCCGGATCGCTGCGAGGGTGTTCGGCATGATGGCCGGCGGGCTGATCATGGTCGTAGGCTACTTCGTGACGCAGGCCTACCTGCTTGGCCTGGGAGTGCTGCCCGCCCTCGTAGAGGTGCCCTACAACCTTGTTCAGGTTTCGGTCGGGACCGTCGCCGGCCTGGCGGCTTCGGTGGCCTTCGACCGCGCCCTACCGGTTCGACCCAGATGA
- a CDS encoding Gfo/Idh/MocA family oxidoreductase — translation MSALPIRIGVVGLGQWGRHHARILASLPGVALTGVADLDPREVRSAVDRFEVRGYEDYREMIGRVDAVSVVVPTIHHYRVARDFLDAGVHVLLEKPMTATVEEAERLVALNDLRGTVMLVGHVERFKPIVHRMHEIVSEPLFIQARRVRPYDPHRVMDVGVVLDLMIHDIDIVLSLAPGRVAEVGGVGVCVHNSHEDLAVGHLTMESGCRITLTASRVAAVKAVDTEVTMSDRTVHLDYLREAISIRRFNGEHQRISLDGEEPLRTEIEHFIACVRGEARPRVSAEDGYHALDVSHRLLNSLVSIVPRVHA, via the coding sequence GTGAGCGCTCTCCCGATCCGCATCGGCGTGGTCGGCCTGGGGCAGTGGGGGCGGCACCACGCCCGCATTCTGGCATCGCTGCCCGGCGTAGCGCTTACCGGTGTCGCCGACCTCGACCCCAGGGAAGTGCGCTCGGCGGTGGATCGCTTCGAGGTCAGGGGGTACGAGGACTACCGCGAGATGATCGGACGGGTGGACGCCGTCAGCGTCGTAGTCCCGACGATACACCACTACCGGGTGGCCCGTGACTTCCTCGATGCCGGCGTGCACGTGCTGCTGGAGAAGCCGATGACCGCGACGGTTGAGGAAGCAGAGCGCCTGGTTGCCCTCAACGATCTCCGCGGTACGGTGATGCTCGTGGGGCATGTTGAGCGGTTCAAGCCGATAGTCCATCGGATGCACGAGATCGTCTCAGAGCCGCTCTTCATCCAGGCGCGGCGCGTGCGGCCCTACGATCCGCACCGGGTCATGGACGTGGGCGTGGTGCTCGACCTGATGATTCACGACATTGACATCGTGCTCTCGCTGGCGCCCGGCCGCGTCGCCGAGGTGGGCGGCGTGGGGGTGTGCGTACACAACAGCCACGAAGACCTGGCGGTGGGCCACCTGACGATGGAGAGCGGCTGCCGAATCACGCTGACTGCCAGCCGCGTGGCCGCGGTCAAGGCCGTGGATACCGAGGTCACGATGTCCGACCGTACCGTCCACCTCGACTACCTTCGTGAGGCGATCAGCATACGGCGCTTCAACGGCGAGCACCAGCGGATCTCGCTGGACGGCGAGGAACCCCTGCGCACAGAGATCGAGCACTTCATTGCATGTGTGCGTGGAGAGGCCCGCCCTCGGGTGAGCGCAGAGGACGGTTACCACGCGCTCGATGTCAGTCACCGGCTGCTCAACAGTCTGGTCAGCATCGTCCCCAGGGTCCACGCGTAG
- a CDS encoding DegT/DnrJ/EryC1/StrS family aminotransferase produces the protein MTPRTAAAISIARPIIGEEEKRQVLEVLDSGVLIAGRRVAEFEAAFAAYIDVPHAVATSSGSAALDVAMLALGIGPGDRVVTTPFTFAASSNAVLHVGALPVFVDVDPETCNLDPGAVEDQLRRGGVRAILVVHLYGLPADIVTLRALADRYGALLIEDCAQAHGAASGGRRVGSFGDAAIFSFYPTKNMTTGEGGILTTADPAVARRARLLVDPRGEAEYAYEVVGYNFRMTEMAGAMGVVQLSALEGRNQQRREHARRLTEGLRGLAWLSPPVEPDGLRHVYHQYTVRVRQGRDALVAHLAGAGIGARVYYPSLVTQTPAYRRLSLDGTYPNALRLTGEVLSLPVHPSLVEDDLARIVSAVRAFPEGQR, from the coding sequence ATGACCCCACGCACCGCGGCGGCGATCTCGATCGCCCGACCGATTATCGGCGAGGAAGAGAAACGGCAGGTCCTTGAGGTTCTCGACTCCGGTGTTCTTATTGCCGGCCGCCGGGTCGCGGAGTTCGAGGCGGCCTTCGCCGCCTACATAGACGTCCCCCACGCCGTGGCCACTTCGTCGGGCAGTGCCGCGCTGGACGTCGCGATGCTCGCGTTGGGCATCGGTCCCGGTGATCGCGTTGTGACGACCCCGTTTACGTTCGCGGCCAGCAGCAACGCCGTTCTCCACGTGGGCGCGCTTCCGGTTTTCGTGGACGTGGATCCTGAGACGTGCAACCTCGATCCCGGCGCCGTTGAGGATCAACTGCGCCGCGGCGGGGTCCGTGCCATTCTTGTGGTGCACCTCTACGGACTGCCCGCCGACATCGTGACCCTGCGCGCGCTCGCCGACCGCTACGGAGCCCTGCTGATCGAGGACTGTGCGCAGGCGCACGGCGCCGCATCCGGCGGCCGACGGGTGGGATCGTTTGGGGACGCTGCGATCTTCAGCTTCTACCCGACGAAGAACATGACCACCGGTGAGGGAGGGATTCTGACCACCGCCGACCCGGCCGTGGCCCGGCGGGCCCGCCTTCTGGTGGACCCACGTGGCGAGGCGGAGTATGCCTACGAGGTCGTTGGGTACAACTTCCGCATGACCGAGATGGCAGGGGCCATGGGCGTTGTGCAGCTTTCGGCCCTGGAGGGGCGCAACCAGCAGCGGCGGGAACACGCGCGCCGGCTCACGGAAGGTCTGCGCGGTCTTGCGTGGCTGAGCCCGCCGGTGGAGCCGGACGGCCTGCGCCATGTCTACCATCAGTACACCGTGCGCGTCCGGCAGGGCCGGGACGCCCTGGTTGCCCACCTGGCCGGTGCCGGGATCGGTGCCAGGGTGTACTATCCGTCGCTGGTCACGCAAACCCCGGCGTATCGCCGGTTGAGCTTGGACGGCACGTACCCAAACGCCTTGCGTCTCACCGGCGAGGTGCTCTCGCTTCCGGTCCATCCATCACTGGTGGAGGACGATCTGGCCAGGATAGTGTCCGCGGTGCGCGCGTTTCCCGAGGGTCAGCGGTGA
- a CDS encoding DUF2505 family protein — protein sequence MASVEASTVIRASMEKVYALAKDVERFPQFMPDLESVVVLERLPTGTVTEWVARVQGRRIRWVEEDEWDDERRVCTFRQRLGDFNKYEGSWRFETTPEGTRTSMEVEFELDIPLAGALLSSLLKVLMRKNCESMLAGLKGQLEEASS from the coding sequence GTGGCCAGCGTCGAGGCGTCTACGGTAATAAGGGCATCCATGGAGAAGGTCTATGCGCTCGCCAAGGACGTTGAGCGCTTTCCGCAGTTCATGCCGGATTTGGAGAGCGTCGTGGTGCTCGAACGTCTGCCGACCGGTACCGTGACCGAATGGGTGGCGCGCGTTCAGGGCCGGCGGATTCGGTGGGTTGAAGAGGACGAGTGGGATGACGAGCGGCGCGTCTGCACATTCAGGCAGCGGTTGGGGGACTTCAACAAGTACGAGGGATCGTGGCGTTTCGAGACAACGCCGGAGGGGACCCGAACGAGCATGGAGGTCGAGTTCGAGCTGGACATCCCGTTGGCGGGCGCCCTGCTCAGTTCGCTGTTGAAGGTCTTGATGCGCAAGAACTGCGAGAGCATGCTGGCCGGGCTCAAAGGCCAACTGGAAGAGGCATCTTCCTGA
- a CDS encoding ferredoxin family protein produces MTYTIAEPCITVMDRACVEVCPVDCIHEGTDMLYIHPDECIDCGACVPACPVAAVFAEADVPEQWKQFVDMNKEFFSMSDEEFAAKYGKPK; encoded by the coding sequence ATGACCTATACTATCGCTGAGCCGTGCATCACCGTTATGGACAGGGCATGCGTCGAGGTCTGCCCGGTGGACTGCATCCACGAGGGCACCGATATGCTCTACATCCATCCGGACGAGTGCATCGACTGCGGGGCCTGCGTTCCTGCCTGCCCCGTGGCCGCAGTCTTCGCCGAGGCAGACGTGCCGGAGCAGTGGAAGCAGTTCGTTGACATGAACAAGGAGTTCTTCTCGATGTCCGACGAGGAGTTCGCGGCCAAGTACGGGAAGCCGAAGTAG
- a CDS encoding tRNA (adenine-N1)-methyltransferase, whose translation MRTTGTLAAGDPVMLVDRKRRSYLIWLAEGATSDLRGGRIAHADLIGGPDGVHVESSRGERLVVVRATLADYVLHMPRGAQVIYPKDLALILMLADIYPGAVVAEAGTGSGALTMALIQAVGSGGRVYSYEVREEFQRTAARNIARYMGDTPTLVMRLHDITTGIPDAPVDRLVLDLPEPWRVVGPAIAGLRPGGIFLSYLPTTVQVQRTVEALGASRAFALIETVESLLRPWNVEGLSVRPAHRMVAHTGFLVYARRVESDSSTPPPCKEART comes from the coding sequence ATGAGGACGACCGGCACGCTGGCAGCAGGGGATCCGGTCATGCTCGTGGACCGCAAGCGGCGGAGTTACTTGATCTGGCTGGCGGAGGGTGCAACCAGCGACCTAAGGGGAGGCCGGATCGCCCACGCCGACCTGATAGGAGGGCCGGATGGCGTGCACGTCGAGAGCTCGCGCGGCGAGCGGCTGGTCGTGGTCCGCGCGACCCTCGCCGACTACGTCCTGCACATGCCCCGCGGAGCACAGGTGATCTACCCGAAGGATCTGGCGCTGATTCTCATGTTGGCAGACATCTATCCGGGGGCCGTGGTGGCCGAGGCCGGTACGGGGTCGGGTGCGCTGACGATGGCACTCATACAGGCCGTAGGGTCCGGTGGCCGCGTCTACTCGTATGAGGTGAGGGAGGAGTTCCAGCGGACCGCTGCGAGGAACATCGCACGGTACATGGGCGATACGCCCACGCTCGTAATGCGGCTGCACGACATAACTACCGGAATCCCGGATGCGCCCGTGGACCGCTTGGTGCTGGACCTGCCCGAACCGTGGCGGGTCGTGGGGCCGGCCATAGCCGGGCTGCGGCCCGGCGGGATCTTCCTGTCCTATCTCCCCACGACCGTGCAGGTCCAGCGGACCGTGGAGGCGCTCGGCGCAAGCCGGGCCTTCGCGCTGATCGAGACCGTGGAGTCCCTGCTGCGGCCCTGGAACGTGGAGGGGCTGAGCGTGCGCCCGGCCCACCGAATGGTCGCCCACACCGGATTCCTGGTATACGCCAGGCGAGTCGAGTCAGACAGTTCCACACCACCACCCTGCAAGGAGGCGCGTACATGA
- a CDS encoding ATP-binding protein: MRRHRAAYCAPHFLEFFEAQVHRAITTQRMFRPGERILVAVSGGKDSLALWEILLRRGDDATGLHVDLGIGGYSQESRARTEEFARARGARLLVADLRAEYGMDIGTLAKASGRNSCSACGLSKRYLFNKLARDGGFTAVVTGHNLDDEAAVLLGNLLHWNMDQLARQAPVLEQTHPHLVRRVKPLYRTSERESAAYALLRGIDYVIEECPHSRGARSLLHKEVLNSLEAASAGTKQAFYWGFLDRLAPVLRAGGPPVLHPCRQCDQPTTEEVCAFCRMTARAAARQSAGASSHP, translated from the coding sequence GTGCGCCGACATCGCGCCGCATACTGCGCGCCGCACTTCCTCGAGTTCTTTGAGGCCCAGGTCCATCGTGCAATCACCACGCAGAGGATGTTCAGGCCGGGGGAACGCATCCTGGTGGCCGTCTCCGGCGGCAAGGACAGCCTGGCGTTGTGGGAGATCCTGCTGCGCCGCGGCGACGACGCCACGGGACTGCACGTGGATCTTGGGATAGGTGGTTACTCGCAGGAGTCGCGCGCAAGGACCGAGGAGTTCGCCCGGGCGCGCGGGGCGCGGCTGCTCGTGGCCGATCTGCGCGCGGAGTACGGGATGGACATCGGCACGCTGGCGAAGGCGAGCGGCCGGAATTCTTGCTCCGCATGCGGGCTTTCGAAGCGCTACCTCTTCAACAAGCTGGCCCGCGACGGCGGTTTTACCGCCGTCGTAACCGGGCACAACCTCGACGATGAGGCCGCTGTGCTGTTGGGTAATCTTCTGCACTGGAACATGGATCAGCTCGCGCGCCAGGCGCCGGTCCTGGAGCAGACGCACCCTCACTTGGTGCGCAGGGTGAAGCCGCTCTACAGGACCTCCGAGAGGGAGAGCGCGGCATACGCCTTGCTGCGGGGGATTGACTACGTGATCGAGGAGTGCCCCCACAGCCGTGGGGCACGGTCGCTGTTGCACAAGGAGGTACTGAACAGTCTGGAGGCCGCCTCCGCCGGCACCAAGCAGGCGTTCTACTGGGGCTTTCTTGATCGCCTGGCGCCGGTGCTCCGCGCCGGCGGGCCCCCGGTGCTTCATCCCTGCCGGCAATGCGACCAGCCGACGACCGAGGAGGTCTGCGCGTTCTGTCGCATGACGGCGCGCGCAGCCGCGCGTCAGAGCGCGGGGGCATCCTCCCACCCATGA
- a CDS encoding thiamine biosynthesis protein ThiS translates to MKIRLHHPRRDLEIVGRGRVSQILAELGLDPEAHLVIRGDTLLTSDSEVDEADEIEIRPVISGGTTDGAPCAV, encoded by the coding sequence GTGAAGATCCGGCTGCACCACCCGCGCCGCGATCTGGAGATTGTGGGCCGGGGGAGGGTTTCACAGATTCTTGCCGAGCTGGGGCTTGACCCTGAGGCCCACCTGGTGATCCGCGGCGATACGCTGCTGACCTCGGATTCCGAGGTGGACGAAGCGGACGAGATCGAGATCCGCCCGGTGATCTCGGGCGGAACGACGGACGGGGCGCCTTGCGCTGTCTGA
- a CDS encoding cobalamin B12-binding domain-containing protein has translation MARAARILLAKPGLDGHDRGIKVVARALRDAGYEVIYTGLHQTPEMIVAAAVQEDVDAIGLSILSGAHNVLFPRIAALLRERGVGDIVVFGGGIIPEEDMPGLVAAGIGRIFNPGTSLAEIVRWVGEHVRPRGVTA, from the coding sequence ATGGCACGCGCCGCCCGCATCCTGCTGGCCAAGCCCGGGTTGGACGGCCACGACCGGGGAATCAAGGTTGTGGCACGCGCGCTGCGCGACGCCGGGTACGAGGTGATCTACACGGGACTTCACCAGACGCCCGAGATGATCGTGGCCGCGGCGGTCCAGGAGGACGTGGATGCCATCGGCCTGTCCATACTTTCCGGGGCGCACAACGTGCTCTTCCCCCGTATCGCGGCACTGCTGCGGGAGCGAGGGGTCGGGGACATCGTTGTGTTCGGCGGTGGAATCATACCCGAGGAGGACATGCCAGGGTTGGTGGCAGCGGGCATCGGACGGATCTTCAACCCCGGCACCTCCCTGGCGGAGATCGTCCGTTGGGTGGGCGAGCACGTCCGGCCGAGGGGCGTCACGGCGTGA
- a CDS encoding methylmalonyl-CoA mutase family protein translates to METPSGIPVKAVYTADDLAGLPEAGSPGRPGEYPYTRGIHPTMYRGRLWTMRQFAGFGAAEDTNRRFHYLLEHGQTGLSVAFDMPTLMGYDSDHPRALGEVGREGVAVDSLADMEVLFEGIPLDRVTASMTINAPANILLAMYVAMADRQGIPRDRLGGTTQTDMLKEFIAQKEWIVPPRPSLRLIQDMLVFGTRELPRWNVISISGYHIREAGSTAVQELAFTLSDGIAYVEAGLAAGLELDAFAPRLSFFFDVHNDFFEEIAKFRAARRMWARIMRERFGSREPRSWWLRTHAQTAGVSLTAQQPLNNIARVALQALAAVLGGTQSLHTNSMDETYSLPTEEAVTVALRTQQILAHESGVPATVDPLGGSYFVETLTSQMEEAAWEYIRRIDDLGGMVAAVEAGYPQREIAEASYRFQLQVERRERIIVGVNEFAVAEEPVIPTLRIDPEVELRQVSRTREVRSGRDGARADRCLSALRRAAEGHDNTMEHVLECVRAYATLGEICDVFRGVYGEYREPAVV, encoded by the coding sequence ATGGAGACGCCCTCCGGGATCCCGGTCAAGGCGGTGTACACCGCGGACGATCTGGCCGGATTGCCCGAGGCGGGGAGCCCGGGCAGGCCCGGTGAGTATCCCTATACCCGCGGCATTCACCCCACGATGTACCGGGGCCGGCTGTGGACGATGCGGCAGTTCGCGGGGTTCGGCGCGGCCGAGGACACCAACCGGCGGTTTCACTACCTCCTAGAGCACGGGCAGACCGGCCTCTCGGTCGCGTTCGACATGCCGACCTTGATGGGATATGACTCGGACCACCCTCGGGCGCTGGGCGAGGTGGGTCGCGAAGGTGTGGCCGTTGATTCGCTGGCGGACATGGAGGTGCTGTTTGAGGGCATCCCCTTGGACCGGGTGACGGCCTCGATGACGATCAACGCCCCGGCCAACATCCTGCTGGCGATGTACGTTGCCATGGCTGACAGGCAGGGCATCCCCCGCGACAGGCTCGGCGGGACGACGCAGACCGACATGCTCAAGGAGTTTATCGCGCAGAAGGAGTGGATCGTCCCGCCACGCCCGAGCCTGCGGCTGATTCAGGACATGCTCGTCTTCGGGACGCGGGAGTTGCCTCGCTGGAACGTCATCAGCATCAGCGGGTACCACATCCGCGAGGCCGGGAGCACCGCGGTGCAGGAACTGGCCTTTACCCTCTCGGACGGCATCGCCTACGTTGAGGCCGGCCTGGCCGCGGGCCTTGAACTGGACGCCTTCGCGCCCCGGCTGTCGTTCTTCTTCGACGTTCACAACGATTTCTTTGAAGAGATCGCCAAGTTCCGGGCGGCGCGCCGGATGTGGGCGCGAATCATGCGCGAGCGGTTCGGTTCGAGGGAGCCTCGGTCGTGGTGGCTGCGCACCCACGCGCAGACCGCGGGCGTCTCCCTGACCGCGCAGCAGCCGCTGAACAACATCGCCCGCGTGGCGCTCCAGGCGCTGGCCGCCGTGCTGGGCGGCACGCAGTCGCTCCACACGAACTCGATGGACGAGACCTATTCGCTGCCGACCGAGGAGGCGGTGACCGTCGCCCTGCGCACCCAGCAGATCCTGGCCCATGAGAGCGGCGTGCCGGCCACGGTGGACCCGCTGGGAGGATCGTACTTCGTTGAGACGCTGACCAGCCAGATGGAAGAGGCGGCCTGGGAGTACATTCGCAGGATTGATGATCTGGGCGGGATGGTGGCCGCCGTCGAGGCGGGGTATCCGCAGCGCGAGATCGCCGAGGCCTCATACCGGTTCCAGCTGCAGGTCGAACGGCGCGAGCGGATCATCGTGGGCGTGAATGAGTTCGCGGTCGCAGAGGAACCCGTGATCCCGACCCTGCGCATAGATCCCGAGGTGGAGCTCCGGCAGGTTTCCCGCACACGGGAAGTGCGCTCCGGGCGGGATGGGGCGAGGGCGGATCGCTGCCTGAGCGCGCTGCGGAGGGCCGCGGAAGGGCACGACAACACGATGGAGCACGTCCTCGAGTGCGTGAGGGCCTACGCCACGCTGGGTGAGATCTGCGACGTGTTTCGGGGTGTCTACGGCGAGTACCGCGAGCCGGCGGTCGTTTGA